Proteins encoded together in one Glandiceps talaboti chromosome 11, keGlaTala1.1, whole genome shotgun sequence window:
- the LOC144442257 gene encoding endoribonuclease YbeY-like isoform X1, producing MIDIISTASMSLLLRNLQKVVPLNFERLTRDINIIRRILKIENYDLAVLCVDDNEIQLLNDKYRNVARATDVLAFPAYDDIIAGQLPFTEEEVSDLGDIVLGIPYINRYCQQNEPLTDTLPIVVTHGICHLLGYNHLDNKQSQQMYKKELHTLQEFNRLTGLNLKPMLDV from the exons ATGATTGACATCATCTCAACTGCTTCGATGTCTTTGTTATTGAGAAATCTGCAAAAAGTTGTGCCACTGAATTTCGAAAGACTTACTAGAGACATCAACATCATCAGACGAATACTGAAGATCGAAAATTACGATCTGGCGGTACTGTGTGTCGACGACAACGAAATACAGCTATTAAACGACAAATACAGAAATGTAGCTAGAGCAACGGATGTTTTGGCATTCCCAGCTTAtgat GACATTATTGCAGGCCAGTTACCATTTACAGAGGAAGAAGTATCTGATTTGGGAGATATAGTCCTTGGTATACCATACATCAACAGATATTGTCAACAGAATGAACCATTGACAGATACTTTACCA ATAGTTGTAACACATGGTATCTGTCATCTCCTTGGATATAATCATCTAGATAACAAACAGAGTCAACAA ATGTACAAGAAGGAATTGCATACCTTACAAGAATTCAACAGACTAACTGGATTGAATCTGAAACCAATGTTAGATGTTTGa